The sequence below is a genomic window from Sphingobium sp. EP60837.
AACCGCTGACGGCTGGGTCGAGGACGGCCCGGATGTGCGCCTCTCGCGTCTGCGCGCGCTGCTCGACGATATGGAAGGTAAGGCATGATCCGCGCCTCGCTAGCCCAGGCGGAAAGCCTGTTTGACCATCTTCAAGTACAGAACCGCCAGCCGCGCCATGTCGGCCGGCTGGTCAGTCATGACGCCGGGATGCTGGAAGTCACCGGCTTCCGCAAGCCGATCGGCGCGGGCGCACGGGTCATCGCGTCGGACGGAACCGTCTGCCGCGCCGAAGTCGTGGGCTTTCGCGGCGACAAGACTTTGCTGGTGCCGTTGGACGCCGACGCGCCGCTGGAAAATGGCGCGCGGGTCGAGCCGGACAGCCAGGCGACCATGGTGCAGGTGGGCGATGGCCTCATCGGTCGCGTCATCGACGCCATGGGCCAACCGCTGGACCGTAAGGGACCTATCATCGGCGGGGGCAGCTGGCCGCTCAATGGCGTCAAGGGAAATGTGCTCGATCGTGGCCGTGTCACCGAGCCGTTCGACCTTGGCGTGCGCGCGGTCAACGCGCTGCTGACCGCCGGGCGTGGCCAGCGCATTGCCATCATCGCAGGGTCTGGCGTCGGCAAGTCGGTCCTGATGGGCCAGATGATCGCGGGCGCCGAAGCCGACATCGTTGTTGCGGGCCTGATCGGCGAACGCGGCCGCGAGGTCAGCGATTTCCTCGAAACCAAGCTCAAGGGCGCGATGCACAAGTCGATCGTCGTCGCCGTACCCGCCGACCATCCCCCGGTGCTGCGCCTGCGCGCCGCCGCCCGCGCCACCGCCATCGCCGAATATTTCCGCGCCCGTGGCAAAAAGGTGCTGCTGCTGATCGACAGCCTGACCCGCTGCGCCCACGCTCAACGTGAGATCGGCCTGGCGCTGGGCGAACCCCCCGCGATGAAGGGCTATCCGCCCTCCGCACTGGCCCTTATCCCCCGTCTGGTGGAGCGGGCAGGGGTGGACAGCCGCACTGGCGGCTCGATCACCGCTCTTTATACCGTGTTGGCCGATGGCGACGATACCGACGATCCGATCGTCGATGCCGCGCGCGCCATCGTGGACGGCCATTTCGTCCTGTCGCGCCATCTGTCCGAACAGGCGATCTTCCCGGCGATCGACATCGGCAAGTCCCTCTCGCGAGTCATGGCGGACGTGGTGCCGGACGAGCATCGCTTTGCCGCTGCTTCCTATCGCCGCCTCTGGGCCGCTTATGAGGAAAATCGTGACCTCATCCTGATGGGCGCCTACCGCCCCGGCAATGATCCGGTGATCGACGAAGCGGTGCAGCGCCGTCAGGAGATACTCGACTTCATCCGGCAGGATCAGAAAAGCCATATCGACCTCAACACCAGCGCCGGTGCGCTGATCGCTGAGTTCGGCGCATGAAGGGCGCGCTCAAGACCCGCCAGCGCGTCTTACGCGTCCGCCATGTCCAGCATGCCATGGCCGTGGCCGAAACCGCGCGCGCCCGTGACGAGGCGGATGGCATCGAACGCAATGCAGAGCGGCTACGCAGGGTGCGCGGCGATCTTTTTTCCAACCCCGGCATGGCAACTGGCGCGAATTTTGGAGCGATGCAGGAACTTGCGGGTCGTCTTGAACAGGCGGGCCGTCAGTTGGACGGCGCGCTTTATGATGCGCGCCGGAAGGTTGAAGTGAAGGAAGGTCTCAGTCTCGTGACCAATCGGGATCGTGAAATCGCCGAAAAGCTGAAGGATCGCGCGCGCGCGCACCTTGAAGAATGGCGCGAGAATAAATTGGCGGCCTTGCCGCGCTATCGCCGGATGCAGCGGACAGGAGATGTCTGACATGAACATGCTTTCCAGCCTCAAGGCAATGCTCTTCTCCTCGGCCCTGCCGGGGACTGCTGCCGTGGCGGAGACGGGGCAGGAAACGGCCGACTTCGCCGCGATGCTGAGCGGGTCGATCGCGGGAGCGGCGACCAACGATGTCGCCTCCCCACCCACTCTGCCGCCAGTCGAGGCGGCGGCGACCCTTCCGGATTTTCGGACGGACGGCGACCAGCATGTCGATGCTCCAGGCCATGACCATGTGCCTGCCGGGCTCGCAGTCGCGGTTGCAGCAGGCAAGGGTACGCCCGCTTCGCTGCCGCCCGGCCTTGCCCTGGGATTGGTCAAGCATGACACGGCCCTTCCGCCTGCGCCGGAGGGGGAGGCTGAACCGGAAGGTGAGGGAGCTATTGCCACGCTGCCTAGCCCTGAAATGCCGGACGAAGCCATTGAGACCAAGGCGACTGCCAAAGTGCATCCGACGCCTCACAAGCAGGAGATCGCACCAGAGGCCCCCTTCATTCCGGTGCAAGCTGAAATCGACGTAGAGGTCGCGGTTGAGGCGGAGAGCGAAGGAGACGCCGATAGCCAAGACCGCACCAACGTCGCGGTCTCCCTGGCGGATATGCCCGATGCTGCACCGCTGCTGACGCCCGCAATCCCTGTTGCGCCGACGCCTGTGGCGATCGAAATTCGGCGTGGCGAGGCCGATAAGCCGCCTGTCGCTTCGCAGGGCATAGCGCCTGCACCAGCGGCGGTGGGAGCCGAACGTGGCGAAGCCGATAAGCCGCTTGCCGCCGCGCAGGAAACTGCGCCCGCCGTTCAGCCGGTTATCGCGCGCATGCCCACGCCTGCGGCTTCAACAGAAGAGGGTGCCCCACGCATAGCCCCAATATCGACGCCCGTCGAACAACCGCGAACCGAGTCACCCAGCGTCACGGCCAAGCCGGATCAACCCTCAGCCGATAGCCCCGCAATCCCGGCCCAAATCCAGCAATCTGCTGCACCGGCCCTCAACGGCAAGCCGGTTAAGGCAGAGGCGATTTCTCT
It includes:
- a CDS encoding FliI/YscN family ATPase, whose product is MIRASLAQAESLFDHLQVQNRQPRHVGRLVSHDAGMLEVTGFRKPIGAGARVIASDGTVCRAEVVGFRGDKTLLVPLDADAPLENGARVEPDSQATMVQVGDGLIGRVIDAMGQPLDRKGPIIGGGSWPLNGVKGNVLDRGRVTEPFDLGVRAVNALLTAGRGQRIAIIAGSGVGKSVLMGQMIAGAEADIVVAGLIGERGREVSDFLETKLKGAMHKSIVVAVPADHPPVLRLRAAARATAIAEYFRARGKKVLLLIDSLTRCAHAQREIGLALGEPPAMKGYPPSALALIPRLVERAGVDSRTGGSITALYTVLADGDDTDDPIVDAARAIVDGHFVLSRHLSEQAIFPAIDIGKSLSRVMADVVPDEHRFAAASYRRLWAAYEENRDLILMGAYRPGNDPVIDEAVQRRQEILDFIRQDQKSHIDLNTSAGALIAEFGA
- a CDS encoding flagellar hook-length control protein FliK, with protein sequence MNMLSSLKAMLFSSALPGTAAVAETGQETADFAAMLSGSIAGAATNDVASPPTLPPVEAAATLPDFRTDGDQHVDAPGHDHVPAGLAVAVAAGKGTPASLPPGLALGLVKHDTALPPAPEGEAEPEGEGAIATLPSPEMPDEAIETKATAKVHPTPHKQEIAPEAPFIPVQAEIDVEVAVEAESEGDADSQDRTNVAVSLADMPDAAPLLTPAIPVAPTPVAIEIRRGEADKPPVASQGIAPAPAAVGAERGEADKPLAAAQETAPAVQPVIARMPTPAASTEEGAPRIAPISTPVEQPRTESPSVTAKPDQPSADSPAIPAQIQQSAAPALNGKPVKAEAISLLQLVRDQVSARQSGLSVRVGAQVSAAASAKDEPAPVKADTPPSLSVTAQPLDAAPVTSSAASSPIATLPPASSAPAVDLSASLGAQMVDMGVSGQWIDGLARDIAGLSANGAQGRFQIDTHHLGAVQVDIRQGSEGSAVSLTVASEAAEAALRQDSDRLKLDAGLAAVRISDVRVERAAPVAEAHRADMGNQSSSQQQQPQQHGSQTASAWQQSNQNMGQPQGQQGRWQGRENNAFGPKGSADPAVLNHADAQPRAQDAVRARYA